One stretch of Aquimarina sp. Aq107 DNA includes these proteins:
- a CDS encoding serine hydrolase, whose amino-acid sequence MKSIVLISFISLLMISCSQQDPLEKILNSDIPQIVNVSKNIEKYEVQILYSQINRNKKGQTTFTDYEFNVSDSMYFYPASSVKFPIAVLALEKLNELQKNNIPISKETSFITEQDSSYSSVEKEITKIFAVSDNQAYNRLFEFLGQDYINQKLNSKNINSRISHRLSTNNASNTKSQSLIFKNKIQDSIALYEQKGIENSPNLKLALKKVQKGKGYILNDSLIRTPKDFSQKNYLPLRSLHGLMKRIQFPDTFIPKERFNISERDLEFIIKAMKTIPYEAGYDKKEYYDGYVKFFMFGDTKKDIPKHIEIYNKVGYAYGYLTDCAYIKDTKNNVEFILSATIHVNENEIYNDDNYEYDEIGIPFLAQLGRMIYDLEKQKSK is encoded by the coding sequence ATGAAATCAATTGTTTTAATTAGCTTTATAAGTTTACTTATGATATCATGTAGTCAACAAGATCCTTTAGAAAAGATCTTAAACTCTGATATACCACAAATAGTAAACGTAAGTAAGAATATTGAGAAATACGAAGTTCAGATTTTATATAGTCAGATCAATCGAAATAAAAAAGGACAAACAACATTTACTGATTATGAATTTAATGTTTCGGATAGCATGTATTTTTATCCGGCAAGCTCGGTTAAATTCCCAATTGCTGTACTTGCATTAGAAAAATTAAACGAGTTACAAAAAAATAATATCCCGATTTCTAAAGAAACTAGTTTTATTACAGAACAAGATTCCTCATACTCTTCTGTAGAAAAAGAAATTACTAAGATTTTTGCGGTAAGTGATAATCAAGCATATAATCGATTATTTGAATTTCTTGGACAAGATTATATCAATCAAAAGTTAAACTCTAAAAACATCAATAGTAGAATATCTCATAGGTTATCGACTAATAATGCTTCTAATACTAAATCTCAATCATTAATTTTTAAAAACAAAATCCAGGATAGTATTGCACTATATGAACAAAAAGGTATAGAAAATTCACCTAACCTGAAACTAGCGTTAAAAAAAGTTCAAAAAGGTAAAGGCTATATTCTTAATGATTCTTTAATAAGAACTCCAAAAGATTTTTCACAGAAAAATTATCTTCCGTTAAGATCTTTACATGGGCTAATGAAACGTATTCAATTTCCTGATACATTTATTCCAAAAGAACGTTTTAATATCTCAGAAAGGGATCTTGAATTTATAATTAAAGCAATGAAGACAATTCCTTATGAAGCTGGCTACGATAAAAAAGAATACTACGATGGATATGTTAAGTTTTTTATGTTTGGTGATACAAAAAAAGACATTCCCAAACATATAGAAATCTACAATAAAGTAGGATATGCTTATGGTTATCTTACCGATTGCGCATATATTAAAGACACAAAAAACAATGTAGAATTTATATTATCGGCTACAATACACGTAAACGAAAATGAAATCTATAACGATGACAATTATGAATATGATGAAATCGGAATTCCATTTCTAGCGCAATTAGGAAGAATGATCTACGACTTAGAAAAACAAAAAAGTAAATAA
- a CDS encoding MBL fold metallo-hydrolase codes for MLKRFFLLTLVIFSVSGFSQKKISIIYTGNMGVYISNGESSVLIDGLHSKYGDDYLFPPTSLITKIHTDLQPDVVLFTHHHGDHFSALLSNDYLNFNKKAVLFGPNQITKKITPFNNRLFTIATSDYKKQTIKIKTLDITGVKINHAGKRHLSVENVGYIIDFKSKKVLHVGDTNWMDDIDLFNQLKLVNDNIDIVILPYWMLLNNNASQLIKNRINAKQIIATHISPKIKKQELQDLKKKYPEVHFLTTLEEQIQL; via the coding sequence ATGTTAAAAAGATTTTTCCTTTTAACTCTTGTAATTTTTAGTGTTTCTGGTTTTTCTCAAAAAAAAATATCGATCATCTATACAGGGAATATGGGTGTTTATATTTCTAATGGAGAATCTTCTGTATTAATAGATGGATTACATTCTAAATATGGAGATGATTATCTTTTTCCTCCAACCTCTTTGATTACTAAAATACATACAGATTTACAACCAGATGTTGTACTATTTACACATCATCATGGAGATCATTTTAGTGCATTACTTTCTAATGATTATTTAAATTTTAATAAAAAAGCTGTTCTATTTGGGCCTAATCAAATAACAAAAAAAATAACTCCTTTTAATAATCGATTATTTACAATTGCAACCTCCGATTATAAAAAACAAACCATAAAAATCAAAACACTTGATATCACAGGTGTAAAAATCAATCATGCAGGAAAAAGACATCTAAGTGTAGAAAATGTCGGTTACATTATTGATTTTAAATCAAAAAAAGTTCTACACGTCGGTGATACTAATTGGATGGATGATATTGATTTGTTTAACCAATTAAAATTGGTAAATGACAACATTGACATTGTAATTCTTCCTTATTGGATGTTATTAAATAATAATGCAAGTCAACTTATTAAAAATCGCATTAATGCAAAGCAAATTATTGCTACACATATTTCACCTAAAATAAAAAAACAAGAATTACAGGATTTAAAGAAAAAATATCCTGAAGTACATTTTTTAACAACATTAGAAGAACAAATTCAATTATAA
- a CDS encoding alpha/beta fold hydrolase encodes MKKLLIIGLGVLLLYSCKKEKKEEVVAPPIAIEEYSIEQFMDNENAFSNGFSNDKSKVLMTSNRSGIYNMYTTSVKGGELIPITKSDSSSVFGISYFPEDDRILFRMDGNGDEIYKIFLKDSSGITRLTPEKNVRALFRGWSKDGKSFFYGSNERDPKYMDHYEMNIADFTSKMIYQNNDGMDFGGMSEDRRYIALTKAVTTNDVDLYLMNTETKEKTKINENISGNQPQDFSPDNTSFYYTTDDNAEFSYLMKYNLADGTKEKVAEKNWDINSFYFTRNGKYQVMFTNEDAKTVMDVKEVATGTDVAFPSFENKEISSASFSRDESMAFLNVSGSSTPRNVYSYDMASKEYYQLTDVLNKDINEDHLVASEVVRFKSFDGLEIPAIYYKPKQATADNKVPALVWVHGGPGGQSRQGFSSQIQYYVNHGYAILAVNNRGSSGYGKTFYKMDDQNHGDKDLKDCVAGKDWLAQQDIIDANKIGIIGGSYGGYMTMAALTYTPEDFKVGVNIFGVTNWLRTLKSIPPWWESFKDALYTEMGDPNTADSVRLRQISPLFHTEKVTKPLIVLQGAKDPRVLKVESDEIVAGVKKNGVPVEYVLFEDEGHGFVKKENQIEAYGRILKFLDKYLKEPGSEIINDGKSETKTVESES; translated from the coding sequence ATGAAAAAACTCCTTATTATAGGACTTGGGGTACTACTACTCTACTCCTGCAAAAAAGAAAAAAAAGAAGAAGTTGTTGCTCCTCCTATTGCAATTGAAGAATATTCAATTGAACAATTTATGGACAATGAAAATGCATTTTCTAATGGCTTTTCTAACGATAAGTCCAAAGTTCTTATGACTAGTAATCGTTCTGGTATTTATAATATGTATACCACATCTGTTAAAGGTGGAGAATTAATTCCGATTACAAAATCTGATAGCTCTTCTGTTTTTGGAATTTCTTATTTCCCAGAAGATGATAGAATACTATTTAGAATGGATGGCAATGGAGATGAAATATATAAAATATTTCTTAAAGACAGTTCTGGTATTACGCGACTAACTCCCGAAAAAAATGTGAGAGCTTTATTTAGAGGTTGGTCAAAAGATGGAAAAAGTTTCTTTTATGGAAGTAATGAAAGAGATCCTAAATATATGGATCATTATGAAATGAATATTGCCGATTTCACTTCTAAAATGATTTATCAAAATAACGATGGAATGGATTTTGGCGGTATGTCTGAAGATAGAAGGTACATTGCACTTACTAAGGCAGTGACTACAAACGATGTCGATTTGTATTTAATGAATACAGAAACCAAAGAAAAAACTAAAATCAATGAGAATATTAGCGGTAATCAACCTCAAGATTTTTCTCCAGACAACACTTCATTCTATTATACCACAGATGATAATGCAGAATTTAGTTATTTAATGAAATATAATCTTGCAGATGGTACAAAAGAAAAAGTAGCAGAAAAAAATTGGGATATTAATTCTTTTTATTTTACCAGAAATGGAAAATATCAAGTAATGTTTACTAATGAGGATGCTAAAACTGTAATGGATGTAAAAGAAGTGGCTACTGGCACAGATGTGGCATTTCCTTCATTTGAAAATAAAGAAATTTCAAGTGCAAGTTTTTCTAGAGATGAGTCCATGGCATTTTTAAATGTTTCAGGTTCAAGTACTCCTAGAAACGTTTATTCTTACGATATGGCATCTAAAGAATATTATCAATTAACAGATGTATTAAACAAAGATATTAACGAAGACCATTTAGTAGCATCAGAAGTTGTTCGTTTTAAATCTTTTGATGGTTTAGAAATTCCAGCGATATATTATAAGCCAAAACAAGCTACTGCGGACAATAAAGTTCCAGCATTGGTGTGGGTACATGGTGGTCCTGGAGGGCAATCTAGACAAGGTTTTAGTTCACAAATCCAATATTATGTAAATCACGGGTATGCAATTCTTGCCGTAAATAATAGAGGAAGTAGTGGTTATGGTAAAACGTTCTATAAAATGGATGATCAAAATCACGGAGATAAAGATCTAAAAGATTGTGTAGCCGGAAAAGATTGGTTGGCACAACAAGATATTATTGATGCCAATAAAATAGGAATTATTGGAGGTTCTTATGGAGGTTATATGACTATGGCGGCTCTTACCTATACTCCTGAAGATTTTAAAGTAGGAGTTAATATATTCGGAGTTACCAACTGGCTAAGAACATTAAAAAGTATTCCGCCATGGTGGGAATCTTTTAAAGATGCTTTATATACTGAGATGGGAGATCCGAATACAGCTGATTCTGTAAGGTTACGACAAATCTCACCATTATTTCACACAGAAAAAGTGACTAAACCTTTAATTGTGTTACAAGGAGCTAAGGATCCTAGAGTTCTAAAAGTAGAATCGGATGAAATAGTCGCTGGAGTTAAGAAAAATGGTGTTCCTGTAGAATATGTATTGTTTGAAGATGAAGGACATGGTTTTGTAAAAAAAGAGAATCAGATCGAAGCATACGGAAGAATCCTAAAATTCTTAGATAAATATCTAAAAGAACCAGGATCAGAAATCATTAATGACGGAAAATCTGAAACTAAAACTGTAGAATCAGAATCCTAG